In Littorina saxatilis isolate snail1 linkage group LG8, US_GU_Lsax_2.0, whole genome shotgun sequence, a single genomic region encodes these proteins:
- the LOC138974134 gene encoding uncharacterized protein, producing the protein MSPHISHVLLTALLCLLQTGNGQDDPTTITVTPATLTMRPNVSDSTGGQVTISCRASSVGDGDLLTVINIKRVLPASPNAAPVLVAAASLPDDTDAVLKLTSLQGSATVTGGLTDKTITLILNRANCGDAGMYICTDTIVSGGIAKTYTASGNLTIEVNPGPITIKPLITSGTGCYSVGQTLRMTCGQFVGVDDNSSQHNWVWEFKDVNAANWQSYVKGNPTSDITQRQPPSTDPCYKHHSSLLLRRLTLEDSERQYRCYVNGSVTGQGVDKAKVHPVGTLQAPGDEENGKSETEVKDNKEKTETEVKANKENGSQASATNWLAIGLGVAGAVACLGVGLGVALHCRRKASGQQSSPGTAMNTGDTALVGQSGQDPYDAIDDNASEASAASDANTASVASSDVE; encoded by the exons ATGTCACCGCACATTTCTCATGTCTTGTTGACAGCCCTGCTGTGCTTGCTGCAAACGG GTAATGGTCAAGACGACCCCACTACCATCACAGTCACCCCGGCAACACTGACCATGAGGCCCAATGTGTCAGACAGTACTGGGGGACAGGTCACAATATCGTGCAGGGCATCTTCAGTGGGTGATGGTGATTTACTGACAGTCATCAACATTAAGCGAGTGCTACCCGCCAGTCCTAACGCTGCCCCTGTCTTGGTAGCGGCAGCTTCTCTGCCAGATGATACGGATGCAGTGTTGAAGCTGACGTCACTTCAAGGCTCTGCCACTGTGACTGGCGGTCTCACTGACAAGACCATCACGCTGATCCTGAACAGAGCCAACTGTGGTGATGCTGGCATGTACATCTGTACTGATACTATAGTATCTGGCGGTATAGCTAAGACGTACACAGCTTCCGGAAATCTGACAATTGAAG tgaacccagggcccatcacaATAAAACCGTTGATCACGTCAGGAACTGGATGTTACTCTGTTGGACAGACACTTAGAATGACCTGTGGCCAGTTTGTTGGAGTAGACGACAACTCCTCGCAG cacaactgggtctgggAATTCAAGGACGTGAACGCTGCGAACTGGCAGTCCTACGTCAAAGGAAACCCCACATCGGACATCACACAACGTCAACCGCCATCAACAGACCCGTGCTACAAACATCATTCCAGTTTACTGTTACGACGGCTGACCCTTGAGGACTCTGAACGACAGTACCGGTGTTATGTGAACGGCAGTGTGACTGGCCAAGGAGTGGACAAGGCAAAGGTTCACCCTGTCGGCACTttacaggccccag GCGACGAGGAGAACGGCAAGAGCGAGACAGAGGTCAAGGACAACAAAGAAAAGACCGAGACAGAGGTCAAGGCCAACAAAGAAAATGGATCACAAGCCAGCGCTACGAACTGGCTGGCGATCGGTCTTGGTGTGGCGGGAGCTGTTGCCTGTCTCGGTGTCGGTCTCGGCGTCGCGCTCCACTGCAGGAGGAAAGCGAGCGGTCAACAGAGCAGCCCCGGGACCGCCATGAACACCGGTGACACCGCACTCGTCGGTCAGTCTGGCCAAGACCCATACGACGCTATAGACGATAATGCCAGCGAGGCCAGTGCAGCGTCTGACGCCAACACGGCCAGTGTTGCCTCGTCCGATGTAGAATAA